Proteins from a single region of Flaviflexus salsibiostraticola:
- a CDS encoding AAA family ATPase: MGSDTKVTVYYGPLAWFEKQLGKGSRRYLLDAVNERDEARRRIRHTVDGQERTEEEPPAPRPDRLVAMSSDYASVHEHAITNFVGLVREINPKQLLLHNPPELIHTQLDRVFKTKVESFTYPLVTRDTLIQFRDGFADHLVGQQRVRERMLAALYPLTTDRRAKPVVLMFYGPSGVGKTETAQFINGLLGGKLLRKQFSMFHSDKFASYVFGGTHSESSFARDLLDRSSGVILIDEFDKANSVFHSAFYEVFDEGVFQDKNYRVQLGPALIICTSNYGSEDEIRQALGDALYSRFDALIPFEPLSQDEIKQVIDRLVDGRLEALSLHERAALNSDEIKSLLHARASSTGNVRKLGKLVDEVISLLLVRAVLDETPDPTVATVPDDEETAA; this comes from the coding sequence ATGGGGAGTGACACGAAGGTCACCGTCTACTACGGCCCTCTTGCATGGTTCGAGAAGCAACTCGGCAAGGGGTCGCGACGATACCTGCTTGACGCGGTCAACGAGCGCGACGAAGCCAGGCGCCGCATCCGGCATACCGTCGACGGGCAGGAGAGGACTGAGGAGGAGCCGCCAGCGCCGCGGCCAGACCGCCTTGTCGCGATGTCCAGCGACTACGCGAGCGTCCATGAGCATGCCATCACCAACTTCGTTGGTCTCGTGCGGGAGATCAATCCGAAGCAGCTGCTCCTGCACAACCCACCGGAGCTCATCCATACGCAGCTTGACCGAGTGTTCAAGACGAAGGTGGAGTCGTTTACCTACCCGCTCGTCACGCGTGACACTCTGATCCAGTTCCGCGACGGCTTCGCTGATCATCTTGTCGGCCAGCAGAGAGTTCGAGAGCGGATGCTGGCTGCTCTCTACCCGCTAACGACGGATCGACGCGCCAAGCCGGTCGTCCTAATGTTCTATGGCCCGTCAGGCGTGGGCAAGACGGAGACCGCTCAGTTCATCAACGGTCTTCTGGGCGGGAAGTTGCTGCGCAAGCAGTTCTCGATGTTCCATAGCGACAAGTTCGCCTCCTATGTCTTCGGCGGCACCCACTCCGAAAGTTCGTTTGCGCGGGATCTACTTGACCGTTCCTCGGGCGTGATCCTGATCGACGAGTTCGACAAGGCCAACTCTGTCTTCCATAGTGCTTTTTACGAGGTCTTCGACGAAGGCGTCTTTCAAGATAAGAACTACCGGGTGCAACTCGGCCCGGCGCTGATCATCTGCACCTCGAACTACGGCTCGGAAGACGAGATACGTCAAGCGCTTGGGGATGCCTTGTACTCCCGCTTCGATGCGTTGATCCCCTTCGAGCCGCTGTCTCAGGACGAGATCAAGCAGGTCATCGATCGGCTGGTAGATGGTCGCCTTGAGGCTCTCTCGCTCCATGAGCGAGCAGCGCTCAATAGCGACGAGATCAAGTCTTTGCTACACGCTCGCGCGAGCAGCACTGGCAATGTCCGCAAGCTCGGAAAGCTGGTCGATGAGGTGATCTCGCTGCTGCTGGTCCGTGCGGTGCTGGACGAAACGCCTGATCCCACCGTCGCAACCGTCCCCGATGACGAGGAGACAGCGGCATGA
- a CDS encoding DUF6414 family protein produces MTKQNTTQVSLIKIVYFDEESASDLLDIVAGGKETSSKESTKERAAEVEAEARAKAAAKFNWLPFFGGSAEASAAASASAVGRSILNKTLSNTILTDYLSKLDDLKGIERLDGLTVTARSDSAAYMKMYTPYLAMLKIDELPVNLAELDSALTSAKGYYELLGQSVDGAKRILRFNIQAFRNNYGLVDLGRMRLVFHGICVGKAAESSLTMQAEMAPGAEPAPLTGLDVVDGPSAEPSTLLDVYDVILAGVEYGE; encoded by the coding sequence ATGACGAAGCAGAACACGACACAGGTGTCATTGATCAAGATTGTCTACTTCGATGAGGAGTCGGCGTCCGACTTGCTGGATATCGTGGCCGGCGGCAAAGAGACTTCTTCGAAGGAGTCGACCAAGGAACGGGCCGCTGAAGTTGAGGCTGAGGCGCGCGCGAAGGCCGCTGCGAAGTTTAACTGGCTCCCGTTCTTCGGAGGATCGGCGGAGGCCAGTGCCGCCGCGAGTGCGTCGGCGGTCGGGCGCAGCATCCTCAACAAGACGCTCTCGAACACGATCCTGACCGACTATCTCAGCAAGCTCGACGATCTGAAGGGCATCGAGCGGCTGGATGGCCTAACGGTCACTGCTCGCAGCGACTCAGCGGCATACATGAAGATGTATACGCCGTACCTGGCGATGCTCAAGATCGATGAGCTACCCGTCAATCTTGCTGAACTGGATAGTGCGCTGACGTCAGCAAAGGGCTACTACGAGCTACTCGGGCAGAGCGTGGACGGCGCGAAGCGCATCTTGCGCTTCAACATCCAGGCCTTCCGCAACAACTACGGGCTGGTTGATCTCGGCCGCATGCGACTCGTGTTTCACGGTATCTGCGTCGGCAAGGCCGCAGAGTCCAGCCTGACGATGCAGGCCGAGATGGCGCCCGGTGCGGAGCCCGCACCGTTGACAGGTCTGGACGTGGTCGACGGACCCTCAGCAGAGCCGAGCACGCTTCTCGATGTGTACGACGTCATCCTTGCGGGAGTCGAGTATGGGGAGTGA
- a CDS encoding DEAD/DEAH box helicase family protein, translating into MSGSGFQFDASQPYQLDAIASVVDLFDGQPKDAEKLVTTLRGAAVLPESDQAALDIDLTQEVGAVGNSLVLDRDLILANLQRVQDRNGLEVASSLAGDALDFDIEMETGTGKTYVYLRTMFDLAVRYNFTKFVILVPSVAIREGVSTSIRLMREHFENLYKPQGITFDASIYSGKSAEEVQSFATSTNVQILIMTIDSIRGNANTRIIHQTRDKLNGLRPIDYLKATHPVVIMDEPQNMESQLSQSAVGELDPVFTLRYSATHKKQRNVVYRLDPVDAHDLGLVKQIVVAEVAQQGADATPYIKLVEVRREPSWSARLELSCRKADGSLERRIVSVKQHQELSDARLTNNPIYEGWRINEMSIEPAYVDLTTHGFLYEGESIGASAGAIYKEMIRETVREHLRKESMLRAKGIKVLSLFFVDKVASYLGDGTSNDDANGDFVQWFDEVFVEERAKSARYQELLPQAPSELRRAYFSQIKRGKTTTFQDSSGTTKADDDAYELIMQQKERLLDENEPVRFIFSHSALREGWDNPNVFQICTLREMGAETERRQTLGRGLRLPVAKTEDGYTRVADRGVATLTVVANESYTKFADALQREYKDAGVEIGRVRRAEFSKIPLQDENGALTDDQFGYQRSVLVWEHLKDKGFIDKDGAVTSKFQPNQLGFDLGLPVDFAWAESIIIELVERANIGKYVKPVSKRQPRMLNKQLYSNPEFEEFWETISQKTTYRVKVSRDQLIENAVRAIREAPQIDALRIQVTRAGVKVLRGGAKGEELGTRSADLKGSYDLPDIITELQEATSLTRKTIVDILIGSGRLGEFIGNPNDFIAMTKRALQSELAKIVVDGIQYERIAGSVYELRELQRDGEEEKERFLDQMYKVQHTQKTDFDYVVFDSDVERQFAELLDSREDIKLFMKLPAKFKIDTPVGPYNPDWAIIKQEDGEDRIYMIRETKSTLDDSKLRPTELAKIKSAKRHFEAIGIEDYDRAVPGAWRL; encoded by the coding sequence ATGAGCGGATCAGGGTTTCAGTTCGACGCCAGCCAGCCGTATCAGCTGGATGCGATCGCGTCCGTGGTCGACCTGTTCGACGGGCAGCCGAAGGATGCAGAGAAGCTGGTCACGACGCTGCGCGGTGCGGCGGTGCTGCCTGAGTCCGATCAGGCGGCGCTCGATATTGATCTCACGCAGGAGGTTGGTGCGGTCGGTAACAGCCTCGTGCTGGATCGCGACCTGATCCTCGCGAACCTGCAGCGCGTGCAGGATCGGAACGGCCTTGAGGTCGCATCGTCGCTTGCGGGCGATGCGCTCGACTTCGATATCGAGATGGAGACCGGCACCGGCAAGACATACGTCTACCTGCGCACGATGTTCGATCTGGCCGTCCGGTACAACTTCACGAAGTTCGTCATTCTCGTGCCGAGCGTGGCGATTCGCGAGGGGGTCAGCACGAGCATCCGGCTCATGCGCGAGCACTTCGAGAACCTTTACAAGCCGCAGGGCATCACCTTCGACGCCTCGATCTACAGCGGCAAGAGCGCCGAGGAGGTGCAGTCGTTCGCGACCTCGACGAACGTGCAGATCCTCATCATGACGATCGACTCGATCCGCGGCAATGCGAACACCCGCATCATCCACCAGACGCGCGACAAGCTGAACGGTCTGCGCCCGATTGACTACCTGAAGGCGACCCACCCGGTCGTGATCATGGACGAGCCGCAGAACATGGAGTCGCAGCTCTCGCAGTCGGCTGTCGGTGAACTCGATCCGGTGTTCACGCTGCGCTACAGCGCGACCCACAAGAAGCAGCGCAACGTCGTCTACCGGCTTGACCCGGTGGACGCTCACGATCTCGGACTGGTGAAGCAGATCGTTGTGGCCGAGGTGGCCCAGCAGGGTGCGGACGCGACGCCGTATATCAAGCTGGTCGAGGTGCGGCGTGAGCCGTCGTGGTCGGCCCGACTGGAGCTGTCCTGTCGCAAGGCCGATGGCTCGCTTGAGCGGCGCATTGTGAGCGTGAAGCAGCATCAGGAGCTGTCGGATGCGCGCCTGACGAACAATCCGATCTACGAGGGCTGGCGTATCAACGAGATGAGCATCGAGCCTGCCTATGTCGACCTCACAACGCATGGCTTCCTCTATGAGGGTGAGAGCATCGGTGCCTCGGCTGGCGCGATCTACAAGGAGATGATCCGAGAGACCGTCCGCGAGCACCTCCGCAAGGAGTCGATGCTCCGCGCCAAGGGCATCAAGGTGCTCAGCCTCTTCTTCGTCGACAAGGTCGCCAGCTACCTGGGTGACGGCACGAGCAACGACGACGCGAACGGTGACTTCGTGCAGTGGTTCGATGAGGTCTTCGTCGAGGAACGCGCGAAGTCCGCCCGCTACCAGGAGTTGCTGCCGCAGGCGCCGAGCGAGCTTCGCCGGGCGTACTTCTCCCAGATCAAGCGCGGCAAGACGACCACCTTCCAGGACTCGTCCGGCACGACGAAAGCTGATGACGACGCCTACGAACTGATCATGCAGCAGAAGGAACGGCTGCTCGACGAGAACGAGCCTGTCCGGTTCATCTTCAGCCACTCTGCCCTGCGCGAGGGCTGGGACAACCCGAACGTCTTCCAGATCTGCACCCTGCGCGAAATGGGCGCGGAGACCGAGCGCCGCCAGACCCTCGGCCGCGGACTCCGCCTCCCTGTCGCAAAGACCGAGGACGGCTACACCCGCGTCGCTGACCGTGGCGTCGCGACGCTGACGGTCGTGGCGAACGAGTCGTACACGAAGTTCGCGGACGCTCTCCAGCGCGAGTACAAGGACGCCGGGGTCGAGATTGGCCGGGTGCGTAGGGCTGAGTTCTCGAAGATCCCGTTGCAGGACGAGAACGGCGCGCTCACCGACGACCAGTTCGGCTACCAGCGCTCCGTCCTCGTGTGGGAGCACCTCAAGGACAAGGGCTTCATCGACAAGGACGGCGCGGTCACCTCGAAGTTCCAGCCGAACCAGCTCGGCTTCGATCTCGGCCTGCCGGTCGACTTCGCATGGGCCGAGTCGATCATCATCGAACTGGTCGAGCGCGCCAATATCGGCAAGTACGTCAAGCCGGTCAGCAAGCGCCAGCCGCGCATGCTCAACAAGCAGCTCTACTCGAACCCGGAGTTCGAGGAGTTCTGGGAGACCATCAGCCAGAAGACCACCTACCGCGTCAAGGTCAGCCGCGACCAGCTGATCGAGAACGCCGTCCGTGCGATCCGGGAAGCGCCGCAGATCGATGCGCTCCGTATCCAGGTCACCCGCGCCGGAGTCAAGGTGCTTCGAGGCGGCGCCAAGGGCGAGGAGCTCGGCACCCGCTCGGCGGATCTCAAGGGCAGCTACGACCTGCCCGACATCATCACGGAGCTGCAGGAGGCCACTTCCCTCACCCGCAAAACCATCGTCGACATCCTGATCGGCAGCGGCCGGCTGGGCGAGTTCATCGGCAACCCGAACGACTTCATCGCGATGACCAAGCGCGCACTCCAGAGTGAGCTCGCGAAGATCGTGGTCGACGGCATCCAGTACGAGCGAATCGCAGGCTCGGTCTACGAGCTGCGCGAGTTGCAGCGGGACGGCGAGGAGGAGAAGGAGCGCTTCCTCGACCAGATGTACAAGGTGCAGCACACCCAGAAGACCGACTTCGACTACGTCGTCTTCGACTCCGACGTCGAGCGCCAGTTCGCGGAACTGCTCGACTCTCGCGAGGACATCAAACTGTTCATGAAGCTGCCAGCCAAGTTCAAGATCGACACCCCCGTCGGCCCGTACAACCCCGACTGGGCGATCATCAAGCAGGAGGACGGCGAGGACCGGATCTACATGATCCGCGAGACGAAGAGCACACTCGACGACTCGAAGCTCCGCCCAACCGAACTTGCCAAGATCAAGTCCGCCAAGCGCCACTTCGAAGCCATCGGCATCGAAGACTACGACCGGGCAGTACCGGGAGCGTGGAGGCTATGA
- a CDS encoding site-specific DNA-methyltransferase produces the protein MTDEIYETPSTTPNFQTELAAQLADLIPEVIADGKVDVEKLKELLDGDAADGSERFGLFWPGKKRALRAAQEPTTATLKPDFDNSKDWDTTQNVFIEGDNLEVLKILQKHYHAKIKLIYIDPPYNTGKDFVYPDNYKEGLDTYLEWTRQVNEEGKKVTTNAETEGRYHSNWLNMMYPRLKLARNLLTDDGVIFVSIDENEDANLRLLMDTVFGASNFVGEFVWQHSIQPKGYTNTVSLHHNILLCYRRSEAFELHALERTAEHNVNYRNPDNDPRGPWRAGDVRNALYRPNLRYPLETPSGKQIDPPENGWRWSKETMAAKIESGEIVFDEAETKITRKIYLDTVEGRAVESIWFGKEVGVTRDAARELKALFDGVLPFDTPKPIGLIERMMQVAGVGNGDIVLDFFSGSATTGHAVMSSNAKDGGTRRHIQVQLPEPTGENSAAYKAGFPTLADIARRRLELAGNQIKTEITAQTTDTGFRAYKLADTNFSKWRLSSDVEEDVLQQHLLSLRDSATDDATADELLTEILLKQGYSLTEAVSPAEVGGLDVRLVRDRDGDVAVLAYLNEHVKPTLEQLRALVDEEPTRIIVLEDAFQGDDELKTNLAQLAKSKGIELWTA, from the coding sequence ATGACTGACGAGATCTACGAAACACCATCCACTACTCCGAACTTCCAGACCGAGCTGGCAGCGCAGCTTGCCGATCTGATTCCCGAGGTCATCGCCGACGGCAAGGTGGATGTCGAGAAGCTCAAGGAACTGCTCGACGGCGACGCCGCCGACGGCAGTGAGCGGTTCGGACTGTTCTGGCCTGGCAAGAAGCGTGCTCTCCGCGCGGCGCAGGAGCCGACCACGGCGACGCTGAAGCCTGACTTCGACAATTCGAAGGACTGGGACACGACACAGAACGTCTTCATCGAGGGCGACAACCTGGAAGTGCTCAAGATCCTGCAGAAGCACTATCACGCCAAGATCAAGCTGATCTACATCGACCCTCCGTACAACACCGGCAAGGACTTCGTCTACCCGGATAACTACAAGGAGGGCCTCGACACCTACCTCGAGTGGACGCGCCAGGTCAACGAGGAGGGCAAGAAGGTCACGACCAACGCGGAGACCGAAGGGCGCTACCACTCCAACTGGCTCAACATGATGTACCCGCGCCTCAAGCTCGCGCGGAACCTGCTCACCGATGACGGTGTCATCTTTGTCAGCATTGATGAGAACGAAGATGCGAACCTTCGATTGCTCATGGATACGGTGTTTGGCGCGTCCAACTTCGTGGGCGAGTTCGTCTGGCAGCACAGTATTCAGCCGAAGGGCTACACCAACACGGTTTCCCTTCATCACAACATTCTTCTTTGCTATCGCCGCAGCGAAGCGTTCGAGCTACATGCGCTTGAGCGCACTGCCGAGCACAACGTCAACTATCGGAATCCCGACAACGACCCTCGTGGTCCTTGGCGTGCAGGCGACGTTCGGAACGCTCTCTACAGGCCCAACCTTCGCTATCCGCTTGAGACTCCGAGTGGAAAGCAGATTGATCCACCTGAGAATGGCTGGCGATGGAGTAAGGAGACGATGGCTGCGAAGATTGAAAGCGGTGAAATCGTCTTCGACGAGGCTGAGACCAAGATCACGCGAAAGATCTACCTGGACACTGTTGAGGGCCGCGCCGTTGAGTCGATCTGGTTCGGCAAGGAAGTTGGCGTCACTCGCGATGCGGCACGCGAACTCAAAGCTCTCTTTGACGGCGTTCTGCCTTTTGATACCCCGAAACCAATTGGGCTGATCGAGCGGATGATGCAAGTCGCTGGAGTCGGCAACGGCGACATCGTCCTCGACTTCTTCTCCGGTTCCGCTACAACCGGACATGCAGTAATGTCCTCGAACGCGAAGGATGGCGGAACCCGTCGTCACATCCAAGTGCAGCTGCCGGAACCGACAGGTGAAAACTCTGCGGCTTACAAAGCAGGCTTTCCAACGCTGGCCGACATCGCACGGCGGCGACTTGAGCTGGCCGGAAATCAGATCAAGACCGAGATCACCGCCCAAACGACGGACACCGGATTCCGCGCCTACAAGCTGGCCGACACGAACTTCTCGAAGTGGCGCCTGTCGAGCGATGTCGAGGAAGACGTGCTCCAGCAGCACCTACTCAGCCTTCGCGATAGTGCGACCGATGACGCGACTGCCGATGAGCTGCTCACCGAGATCCTGCTCAAGCAGGGGTACTCGCTGACCGAGGCCGTCTCGCCTGCTGAGGTCGGTGGTCTCGACGTTCGGCTTGTGCGTGACCGTGATGGTGACGTTGCCGTGTTGGCGTACCTGAATGAGCATGTCAAGCCGACGCTTGAGCAGCTCCGCGCGCTTGTCGATGAGGAGCCGACGCGGATCATCGTGCTCGAGGACGCCTTCCAGGGTGACGACGAACTGAAGACCAACCTGGCCCAGCTCGCGAAGAGCAAGGGCATTGAGCTCTGGACGGCGTGA
- a CDS encoding SNF2-related protein: protein MTDYQAKYYAHELQRSYANDHVGKLAGLLFDAQVEPKPHQIDAALFALQTPFLPGVILADEVGLGKTIEAGIVISQYWAERKRRILIVAPSSLRQQWQQELYEKFLIPSAILDPKSKDSLLAAAGGRSAQVLICSYEFALRHETSLLKAWDLVVADEAHRLRNYWTGKTKAAEAVAHVVSGAHKTVLLTATPLQNKLEELYGLVSIFDPSYFYSLDAFRERYVKNRDLGGDDDLVERVATVSKRTLRRDADKYIHFTKRLPLTVEFTPSPDEARLYDLVNDYLQRDELFAFAGSQRHLSALIIRKRLGSSTYAVASTLENIANRLAEEVAAGQRRDGRGGLVAADFAVDDEITSEELEEAEEIDGTANGSRPSSLPLDGSLLEAMRAEVAELREYAALARSITENQKAVKLGEALDLGFERLRELGAPQKAIIFTDSTKTQEYIARSLREAGRGEGLVLFNGSNNGPEQTAIYQAWLEKNKDGDLITGIAAVDRRKALVDYFRTEGTIMIATEAAAEGINLQFCSMLVNYDLPWNPQRVEQRIGRVHRFGQKHNVVVVNFSNKGNIAEQRILELLTNKFQLFSSVFGASDEVLGAIEDGLDFEKTISDILTRCRTADELDAAFKELEAQYAGEISREMASAKAKVFDNLDPHVQDRLKAYDTQSGEVLNKFERLLLAVTRHELDRFATFEGDGRRFVLDESPVQDAPTGRYFFKSQPLENAHQYRYASPLAQYVVDTSKGHETPARELTFSLGQSERVSSAIRALEGTSGELTVNLATFRMKARDEDVSESYMLAGALTDDGQWLDEEYVADILDLACISVGEQPVAIDETRFAPHLDARRAELEKEVQGRNSRYYDQQEELLYRNQQDRKAEHEGKIREYRAKEKEARKLARQADDPMEQLRLKKEARKWEQRAEEADEDFRDTRNKLRAEADKYLELIEQSLQGTQETEHLFTIRWRIAT from the coding sequence TTGACCGATTACCAGGCGAAGTATTACGCGCACGAGCTGCAGCGCAGCTACGCCAACGATCACGTCGGTAAGCTCGCCGGCCTGCTGTTCGACGCGCAGGTGGAGCCGAAGCCTCACCAGATCGATGCGGCGCTGTTCGCGTTGCAGACCCCGTTTCTGCCTGGCGTGATCTTGGCGGACGAGGTGGGCCTCGGGAAGACGATCGAGGCGGGCATCGTCATCTCGCAGTACTGGGCGGAGCGCAAGCGGCGAATCCTGATTGTCGCGCCCTCGAGCCTGCGGCAGCAGTGGCAGCAGGAGTTGTACGAGAAGTTCCTGATCCCGTCCGCCATCCTCGATCCGAAGTCGAAGGACTCGCTGCTTGCTGCAGCAGGCGGACGCTCGGCACAGGTGCTGATCTGTTCCTACGAGTTCGCGCTCCGCCACGAGACCTCGCTGCTCAAGGCGTGGGATCTCGTGGTCGCAGACGAGGCGCACCGGCTGCGCAACTACTGGACGGGCAAGACCAAGGCCGCTGAGGCGGTGGCGCACGTCGTGTCAGGTGCGCACAAGACGGTGCTGCTGACGGCGACGCCGCTACAGAACAAGCTCGAGGAACTATACGGGCTGGTGTCGATCTTCGACCCGAGCTACTTCTACTCGCTCGATGCGTTCCGCGAGCGGTACGTCAAGAACCGCGACCTGGGCGGTGATGACGACCTGGTGGAGCGAGTCGCGACCGTCTCGAAGCGCACGCTGCGGCGCGACGCTGACAAGTACATTCACTTCACGAAGCGCCTGCCCCTGACCGTAGAGTTCACGCCGTCGCCGGACGAGGCGCGGCTCTACGACCTGGTGAATGACTACCTGCAGCGAGACGAGTTATTCGCCTTCGCGGGGAGTCAGCGTCATCTCTCCGCCCTGATCATCCGTAAGCGCCTCGGCTCGTCGACCTATGCGGTCGCGAGCACGCTGGAGAATATCGCCAACCGTCTGGCGGAGGAGGTCGCGGCCGGACAGCGGCGCGATGGTCGTGGTGGCCTCGTGGCAGCCGACTTCGCGGTGGATGATGAGATCACTAGCGAGGAGTTGGAGGAGGCCGAGGAGATCGACGGAACCGCCAACGGCTCCCGCCCGTCGTCGTTGCCGCTTGACGGGTCGCTGCTGGAGGCGATGCGTGCTGAGGTTGCCGAGCTGCGCGAGTACGCCGCGCTTGCCCGCTCGATCACGGAGAACCAGAAGGCCGTCAAGCTCGGTGAGGCACTCGACCTGGGCTTCGAGCGGCTCCGCGAGCTGGGCGCTCCCCAGAAGGCCATCATCTTCACCGACTCGACCAAGACGCAGGAGTACATCGCTCGTTCCCTGCGTGAAGCCGGTCGTGGCGAGGGACTCGTCTTGTTCAACGGCTCGAACAACGGGCCTGAGCAGACTGCGATCTACCAGGCGTGGCTAGAGAAGAACAAAGACGGCGACCTGATCACCGGCATCGCCGCCGTGGATCGCCGCAAGGCACTCGTGGACTACTTCCGCACCGAGGGAACGATCATGATCGCGACCGAGGCGGCGGCAGAGGGCATCAACCTGCAGTTCTGCTCGATGCTCGTCAACTACGACCTGCCGTGGAACCCGCAGCGCGTTGAGCAGCGCATCGGCCGCGTGCACCGCTTCGGCCAGAAGCACAACGTCGTCGTCGTGAACTTCTCGAACAAGGGCAACATCGCCGAGCAGCGCATCCTGGAACTGCTGACGAACAAGTTCCAGCTGTTCTCCAGCGTGTTCGGCGCAAGCGACGAGGTGCTCGGTGCGATCGAGGACGGACTGGACTTCGAGAAGACGATCAGCGACATCCTCACCCGCTGCCGAACAGCCGACGAGCTGGACGCCGCCTTCAAAGAGCTGGAGGCACAGTACGCGGGCGAGATCTCGCGGGAGATGGCTAGCGCCAAGGCGAAGGTCTTCGACAACCTCGACCCGCACGTCCAAGATCGCCTCAAGGCGTATGACACGCAGTCCGGCGAGGTGCTCAACAAGTTCGAGCGCCTGCTGCTCGCGGTAACCCGGCATGAGCTGGATCGATTCGCCACCTTCGAAGGCGACGGGCGCAGGTTCGTTCTCGACGAGTCACCTGTGCAGGATGCACCGACCGGGCGCTACTTCTTCAAGTCGCAGCCGCTGGAGAACGCCCACCAATACCGCTACGCGAGCCCACTGGCCCAGTACGTCGTCGACACGTCGAAAGGACATGAGACCCCGGCGCGGGAGCTGACCTTCTCGCTCGGGCAGTCAGAGCGCGTCAGCAGCGCGATCCGGGCACTGGAGGGCACCAGCGGCGAGCTGACTGTGAACCTCGCGACCTTCCGCATGAAAGCACGTGACGAGGATGTCTCCGAGTCCTACATGCTGGCCGGCGCCCTAACCGATGACGGCCAGTGGCTCGACGAGGAGTACGTCGCGGACATCCTCGACCTGGCCTGCATCTCGGTCGGAGAGCAGCCCGTGGCGATCGACGAAACACGCTTCGCGCCGCACCTTGATGCGCGACGGGCGGAGCTGGAGAAGGAAGTCCAGGGGCGAAACTCCCGCTACTACGACCAGCAGGAGGAACTGCTCTACCGCAACCAGCAGGACCGCAAGGCCGAACATGAGGGCAAGATTCGTGAGTACCGGGCCAAGGAGAAGGAAGCCCGCAAGCTCGCCCGGCAGGCCGATGATCCGATGGAGCAACTACGGCTCAAGAAGGAAGCCCGGAAGTGGGAGCAGCGTGCCGAGGAAGCCGACGAGGACTTCCGGGACACACGCAATAAGCTCCGCGCCGAGGCCGACAAGTACCTTGAGCTGATCGAGCAGTCGCTCCAGGGAACCCAGGAGACCGAGCACCTGTTCACGATCCGATGGCGGATCGCCACATAG